A genome region from Dysgonomonadaceae bacterium PH5-43 includes the following:
- a CDS encoding cell division protein FtsN (product_source=COG3087; cath_funfam=3.30.360.10; cleavage_site_network=SignalP-noTM; cog=COG3087; pfam=PF05036; superfamily=110997): MKSKFLIYGLAIAFTFSLSACKTKQSNYNKVLEQAQQKAIAEAEEAEIEVAEEVEIMEMAPVEKEKPVVKETFQVEKVTAVEGSVKDYSVVIGSFINKTNAESLKNRMVAQGYKALLAKNERDMYRVIVATFDNKSDAISAREQIKTKYAPNFNDAWLLQKGY, from the coding sequence ATGAAATCAAAATTTTTAATTTACGGTTTAGCAATAGCTTTTACCTTTTCGTTAAGTGCTTGTAAAACAAAGCAAAGTAACTATAATAAAGTGTTGGAACAAGCTCAACAAAAGGCAATAGCCGAAGCAGAAGAAGCGGAAATAGAAGTTGCCGAAGAAGTGGAAATAATGGAAATGGCTCCAGTAGAAAAAGAAAAGCCTGTGGTGAAAGAAACTTTTCAGGTAGAAAAAGTAACGGCAGTAGAAGGTAGTGTTAAAGACTATAGCGTAGTAATTGGAAGCTTTATAAACAAAACCAATGCGGAATCGCTAAAAAATCGTATGGTAGCTCAAGGCTATAAAGCATTATTGGCAAAAAACGAACGTGATATGTATCGTGTTATAGTTGCTACTTTTGATAATAAGAGTGATGCAATAAGCGCAAGAGAGCAAATTAAAACAAAATATGCTCCAAATTTCAACGATGCTTGGTTGTTACAAAAAGGGTATTAA
- a CDS encoding imidazoleglycerol-phosphate dehydratase/histidinol-phosphatase (product_source=KO:K01089; cath_funfam=3.30.230.40,3.40.50.1000; cog=COG0131,COG0241; ko=KO:K01089; pfam=PF00475; superfamily=54211,56784; tigrfam=TIGR01261), translating to MKQALFIDRDGTIIIEPPITFQVDNLEQMTFLPRVIRNLYFIRTKTDFEFVMVTNQDGLGTPANPQENFDIVQGKMLEILEGEGVKFDDILIDKSYPEDNLPTRKPGTAMLTKYMKGDYDMSSSFVIGDRVTDVELAKNLGCKAIFLNDISLLNDELKPYCALATSNWDEITEFLFAKERKAVVSRKTNETDIHIELNLDGNGRADISTGLGFFDHMLEQIAKHSGVDLVIKAKGDLNVDEHHTIEDTGIALGEALLIALGNKRGIERYGYSLPMDDCFCSVALDFGGRPWLVWEADFNRERVGDMPTEMFLHFFKSVSDSAKMNLNIKAEGQNEHHKIEGIFKAFARSIKMAIRRDIFNYELPSTKGTL from the coding sequence ATGAAACAAGCATTGTTTATAGACCGAGATGGAACAATAATAATTGAACCTCCAATAACCTTTCAGGTAGATAATCTTGAGCAGATGACGTTTCTGCCTCGTGTAATTCGTAACTTATACTTCATACGAACTAAAACCGACTTCGAGTTTGTGATGGTAACAAACCAAGATGGATTAGGAACTCCTGCAAATCCTCAAGAAAACTTCGATATTGTTCAAGGTAAAATGTTAGAAATTCTTGAAGGTGAGGGAGTGAAGTTCGATGATATACTGATAGATAAATCATATCCAGAAGATAATCTTCCAACTCGTAAGCCAGGTACAGCTATGCTCACTAAGTATATGAAAGGAGACTATGATATGTCGTCGTCTTTCGTGATAGGTGATCGTGTTACAGATGTAGAGCTTGCTAAAAATTTAGGTTGCAAAGCCATCTTTCTTAACGACATATCGTTGTTGAACGATGAGCTTAAACCTTATTGTGCTTTAGCTACTTCTAACTGGGACGAGATAACCGAGTTTCTTTTTGCCAAAGAGCGCAAAGCTGTTGTGTCTCGAAAGACTAACGAAACAGATATTCATATAGAACTTAATCTTGATGGAAACGGACGAGCCGATATATCTACAGGATTAGGCTTTTTCGACCATATGTTGGAGCAAATAGCTAAACATTCGGGCGTAGATTTGGTTATAAAGGCAAAGGGTGATTTGAATGTTGATGAACATCACACAATAGAAGATACAGGTATAGCTTTGGGAGAAGCTCTGCTTATTGCCTTAGGAAATAAAAGAGGAATAGAACGTTATGGCTATAGTTTGCCTATGGACGATTGTTTTTGTTCTGTAGCTTTAGATTTTGGAGGAAGACCTTGGTTGGTTTGGGAAGCCGACTTTAATCGAGAGAGAGTAGGAGATATGCCTACAGAAATGTTTTTACACTTCTTTAAGTCGGTAAGTGATTCAGCAAAGATGAATCTTAACATCAAGGCAGAAGGACAAAACGAACACCACAAGATAGAAGGAATATTTAAAGCCTTTGCACGTTCTATAAAGATGGCAATCCGTAGAGATATTTTTAATTACGAATTACCAAGTACAAAAGGTACATTATGA